In the Pocillopora verrucosa isolate sample1 chromosome 4, ASM3666991v2, whole genome shotgun sequence genome, CAGTTACTGTATGGTTCATAAAATAAACCCAACAAAAttggaatttctccttacagtaatacttcATTAAGATCacgaaaataaatgaaataattgccAACCTTTTGTAGGCAGTTTcaattgattgttaaacaaattctccttgtcagtactaaagaaaatgtatagaaaagagTGTAGAGAATATTagacactgatgttagggtgtggagggttaccaattttttttttcatacataaAATTATGCTTGCTGTAATAATCACACATTTAACTCTACGCAGGTCAGCTTTTGGGTGGTGAGAGAAATCTTGAATGCCAACAAGAAAAAGACAAGAGCTGCTGTCCTCACCCATTTTATCAAGATAGCAAAGGTACTGTGAGCCTTTTAAGACAGTTGATGAATCAGAGACAAAAGCTGAACATagagattaaaatgatttgCGACAAAGTCTGCAACTTTAGTGATGTATTGTATCTGTTTTAATGTTCTGACAAGGTGGTATATAAATGTGCACCTATATTCACATTATACAGTCTTCTCTGAATAATTCTTAACTCAatctttttaatatttgtgaATCATACAGAAACTGTTTGAGTTGAACAATCTTCATTCCTTGAAAGCTGTCATTTCTGGACTTCAGAGTGCTCCTGTGTACAGACTCAACAATACTTGGGCGGTAGGTTGGACATTCCATGTACatgcattcatttttttctttttaatctgtGGAACCAAGGATTAAATCAGCTTACAACCTAGAGGCCCTTACTACCAAAGGTTACCCGTATCTTGAAGTAATTTGGAGCATGAGCAGCACCATGCTAATGCACTGCCCAAACTGTGGATTAGGACTTAACTTGATTGCATTGTTTCCCCTTCAACTTATCATTGCATTTCCCTGTTAGAGTAAAATGCCTTCCCTAAGAATGCAACACAATGACCAACACAGCCATCAAATGTTGGGCATACACACAGGAATTAATTTCAGATGGCCATGTGCCAATTACTTGagtaaaatttcaagaaacaacTGCCGTCATgcaaattaatgaaaaaaattgaaatgttcacAGGAATCTATTAAAGAAAGCAAATGTTGAGTAAAAGAATACTCAATACTTTTTGGACTAAAAGCCTAACATTTACATGTAATTAGGGctatcctgttgatttaccattttgttttgagctttatttaaaaatgttatgCTCTTTTAAAGCATCTTTACCTACTGGCTTGTATGGACTTGTAGTTGTAACTACTGTAAGACTACTTGGTTCTGCCAACCTGAGAGAATACTTCCCAGGCATTGGAACATTTGCTCATGTGTAGGTAGTCTATCAGAACCAGAATTCACTTCGTCTCATCTGCTCTTTGTGCCAGCCAGATTGCAACAAGTACAACCATAACTAATGATAACGGGCTGTGTTGAAAATTGGATACTTTTTTTTGTAGTTAATTCAGCGCAAAGATAAAGCCCAGTTTGACAGATGTGCAGAACTTCTTTCTGAAGAGGATAACAGGTATTAGACAGTGTATGCACTGTTTTAGATttttacttccaagatctgattgttaattctcaccTCCAGCAACTACATGTACACATTTCTTTAAGGGTTTGTTATGTTTTTGTGATGTGGAGAGCCACtgaaagaagaataaaactaattctGGTGAGCTATGGGGTTACTAGGTCCCCCACATGTAATGAATACCAATTTGTTTGGAACTTTTGGCCACACCATGAGTCCACAAAGATGTTCCAAAAGAACATGCTAACATTTGCATAAATTTGATGGGTATTAGTAATGCAATTCATCTTGTAATGAGTACTTCTCTTGAGGCAAAAGGAGTAGCACAGTGAAATACATTTTTTGCACTTTGTGCATGTAGTAACTGTACCTGAAACTGCCATATACATTGTACATGTAGATCAAAATAAAGAGTTTTtcacttgtgtttttttttttttttttttttcaggaaacaaCTGAGAGACTACTTGGATTCAGTGAAACTACCCTGTATTCCATATCTTGGTATGATAAATCGATAATGTTATTGTTGTATGTAGTTCTAAAGTTCCTACTACCTTAGAGCCTGCTGTGGTACATTTCCTTTGCACATTAGCCATTATACTAAGCCCAACAGTGAGGCTTGTTGAACTGAACCATCATCATCGACTGTTTCCTATCCACTgtgtacttaaccctttaactcccagatcaagtttctaattctccttactgtcaccatacaattcttatgatgttagttcagagaatttagtattgaatcgactaattatccccaatttgttatttttctttattcttatcacttatctggttgatattgtattgatattgttaggagaaattctgtcttggtcactcatgggagctaaaaGGTTAAGGAATACCTGCctatttttaaaatagctttGTTTGTACAGTTCTACATGCTTGTAGACAATTCGAGCCTGTCAAATACAATAGTTTGTTCCATCAGTTGTAAGAGTTTCTATTTGTTTGCTTCAGGCATGTACCTGACAGATTTAACTTACATTGACACTGTACATCCCAATACTGGAGGAATAGATGAGGCTAGAACTCACAAGGTACAGTATGTATAACTTCATGCAACATAGAGGCAGATCCAGGATTTTTCCAAGGAAGGGGTGCCCCACTAAAGGATGATGTTACTGATGGTCgacataaacaaattttaaaagtgaacaATGGGGAAGAAGGCTTATGACTAAGCAATAATATAATGTGAACTACTGAGAATATAAAGCAAATATTACAGTAGATTTTGTACAACCCTGGAGTTTAACACTTTACATGTATTAGAGAGGAGTAGGTCAACTTGGGGAGCAGGAAGGAACCCTCCGCATGCCCCTTTTTCCCTCTgcaagtacatgtacatgtagatcTTAAGCTTTGAATAGTAAGTTTGCCATAAAATGCGAGTTGATTGGAATTGAGACTTAAGTTTTGTAAGACTCAAGAACTTTGTAACCATTTGTGGTGTGCTGGTATATTTACACACAGTGTTTGAAAGTATAAGAGTGGTGTTAAGATTTTGTACTTTACACTTTGTTTTCACAGAGTAGTTTCAGTTTAAAAGTTAAGACTGAAGCAAATGAGATTCCAAGACAAAGTTCATGTTataaaaatggttttgtttttatttatagATGAATGATGTAATCAGATTGATCTCAGAATTCCAAAGGTCAACTTATGGTTAGTAACTTTTTGGATACATTTTGAATAACTAATAAAATAGTTGTGTCAAGgcaattaaaaagacaaaattaccTCGATATGTCAGGACTTTGTTGTTCCCTTTATTGCTCAATTTAAAGTGCACAGGAAAGGCTAGAAATTGTAACACAAGCTgttgtattttccttttatctccAGATGACCTTGAGCCAGCAGCCCACATTCAAACCTATCTTAAATCTGTCAACTATATCGATGAGCTGCAGAGGTTTATGGAGGATGACAACTACAAGTGAGAATTCAAACTGTATTCATTTACACTTGCGCTGTGAAACCTGTAACTATTGTAAAGAGCCTCACTGAAACATGCTCACAGACTGAACACAATATATTCAATCTTTTTTGTCGTGTTAGGTTGTCTCTTAAAATTGAGCCTAAAGCAAGTTCATCAAACCTGAATGGCAAAGCCTCATCTCGATCAAGAGAAAGCATAAGTGGTGAGTATTGGATGTTCAGTATTGGATGTGAGTATTGGATATTCAGAGTGACATCACAATTGTGCATCATGTGTTTCATTCATCTTTCTTTACAAGCATATTCAGTGTAGATTTGAGTTTACGTGGGCGATGGTTTTCTACGATGTACTAATGATTTCCCCTGTAATTAAGATTAGGCTGGGTGAAGAAAATCTAAACTATTGGAAGCCAGCTTGGCTAACTGAAATGGAAGCAGCTCGTTCAGAGTCAGGACACAATTTTTTGGGTTCTAAAGAgactttattattttgtttcttgaaagAGGCCATTGTTTTACCCTCTCCCCTTATTTGGAATCCGTAAATATAGCAGAAGCGTTCCCCTCGAACAATTGATCTCCAGTTCAAGTTATTTTCATGTATGTCATCATAAACTGTcctatatgttttttttttagatattccAAGAAACTCTCCGGCCCATCCAAAGGCAAAATTCGTTCGAGGACATAGAAAAGCGCACAGCCTAGGGACTAAGTAAGGCAAACTTAACAGTgtaacccttaacacccttacatcagcatgcatataCTCCCTACTGACCTCTATATATTTCCTGTGGTgataacaaggagaatttctcttATAATCAAGATCTCCTTCAGGTTGTGATCATTAGTTTGATTCTCATGACTGAATGTTTGATCGGGCGGTGatactgtaaagaaaaattagatgctaggcACTCGTAAGGATGAAAATACTTACATTTAACACTTGTGTTGATTGCGCAGTTTCGGTTGAACAGCTGAATATCTGGCTTGTATTTATTTCAGTGTGTTCAGTATTGTTGGAGGAGGTGGTTTGTCGTCATCAGAGTCTCTTAGGTGAGTTGTTCTGCTAAGATTGCATTGAATGAAAGAGCGCATAGCAACTTCGGTTTTAAAAATAGGGAGACCAGTTTCTCAAAGTACAGTTACCACAAGGGCTAATCAGAACGAAGGAAAGCGTCACAAAGGGGCAGCAAGAGCTTAATACATAAAGAAGCAAGTTGCCAAGCTTGTAGCGCAAGGAAAATCGTGCCATTAGAGCTATTTTCGATTGTTTATGAATGTATTCCGGGATTTCTCTTTTTCGCTTTACttcgttatgtgattggtctagaacTGACTCGCGTGACTATATCAACCAATCGGATTCAAAACTCAAACCAACGCGCGActtggtcattcgcgttttcccgcgcttcgggcaattttcttgctttctcttCGAGTTCTCATCGAGTTCTCATCGGCTCCTCGTGATATTTCTCTTCCTATGATTTgctgttgtgattgctttggttttggttaaaCGACACTCGGACGAATAGCGCTCTTTGTCGAAACTGGTCGTAGCTTTGCATTTTAGGGGTTGACAGGTTGGTGCTTGTTTTCTAGTTCACGATCTTACATGTCATTATTGGATTTTTAGCTGTAGTATAGCAAGCAGCACTGGATCAAAGAATCTTCTGGATGATAGTGATCCCTTTGACGATAGGTCCTCCTTGGGTAAGTACTGTACTTCTCTTATGAAAATCCTCGTAGAGGAACTACATACGGAGGAGGTCAGAATAGTCTTAAAAGCCTTGTTGGTAGTGGTCTCTGTCAGAGGAGAAAAATTAAATAGCGGACAAACGAACATTAGATGGGTCCTGGGATGGAGTGTTCTACAAAATGAGTGTGGGGAACAAATTCTATTCTTTATGCTGTTCTCTCGACATTTCTTATGGCACtgagaagtatttttttctatttttaatttttttttgcttcgttttCATGGATGATCAAAATATTGATAGCTTTGGaatttaaacaataaaatagTAGGTAAGGAACAGAATGAACTTTTTTTGGCGCAttaattaaattctttttttatttaaattgtttaatgCCGCGGAATGCCGATCAATCTTTGACTGACTTACAACTATTCATTTGTATCACATACTCGTTCTTGTAGGAAACTTGACGTCTTCAGACACAACTTTAGACAGCCGAAGGTGAGTGTGGCTTTTGgtttacattatttttaagGTAATTAAGCGAAATACTGCAAAGCACTCGCGATGTTCTGCTCGCTTGAATAGTAATCAAGATCCATTCGACAAAAGGTTCCCAACACGCCGCTCCCCCACCCCGACCTctgatcgtttttttttcacatggtgcatttaactttattttacaGTATAACTAGTTACAATAGCAGTGAAGACTACAATCTGTGTCCACCAAATCAAGAGTTTCTAATTGAAGGTtttgtcaaaagaaagaaatgtctGAAGAAAGGCAAGAAGATGACGGTGAGTGCAGTTAAAGGCCGACTTACGGGTAGTGGTATAACTTGCCCGATAGAAAATCTCAACGGAAACGGCGACAACGTGgcgaaacaaaagatttaatgagcagGGCCTAGTTTTAGAGGGCGGATGACGCTATCCTACGCCGGATAATTTGGTGTTTAGCGGACAAGTGTTGACAAAATATATTACGCTATCCtccggatagagatttatcagAGGATAGCCTTTCTATTTGGAACTGAACGCTTCTCTCAGATAGTATGCTGAAGTTGCGGTCTGGCGCCGTTACGGACAGTAAATACATCCAGCCATTCGCGAAATTGTCAAGAAAAGACGAAGTCCCTTTTTAGATTGACGTTTTCCTCTGTTTTTATATTGACTGTTTACAAATTACTTTACTTCATTTAATCGCATTCTAAAGCGTAAGAACTGACTGGTACCGTGTTCGCTAAAACTCACAATTTCTTGTGATACCAATGATTTAAGCTGGTGGGTTTTATTGTTTGATTATAGGTGTCGTCGTGGCAAAAGTTCTGGGCAGGACTTGCCGAAAGCTGGCTTCACCTCTTTCTTCCCCGACATAGAACCTTCAGGCGGGACAGAGCTGCTGTATGTACTGTACAAGTCATGAAAATAGGCATATgcattatttaagaaaaatatacATCACGAGGCCGCCAAATCTAGAACTACACTGTACTGCATAGACAATTAATAGGCCATCGAAGAGTATTTTATCCGTTAGCAACGGGGTTTTGGTTTATGTAGTCTGATCATCCAGGTGTgggtagtcctgagaaggactgacAATTCGACGGCCATCTTCACTACCGAGatcaaaccatttactgaaAAAGATTTTTAGACAACTGTATTTTCAGTTCCGTCTGCACTCTTAGTTGCCCTCAATGATGTTAGTGGTTGGTcgaatctaatttttttttcttttggagcAGTTTAAAGAAAACCCTGACAAAAAGGTGAACATTTCTGATTTCTCTGTTGTTTTGCTTGATGATCCGCGCCACCCGGATACTTTCCAACTTACAGATGACATAAAAGGTACAGTATTTGCTTTCAATGTCTCTTTTTTAGTCTTTGGTGgattcaaaataattaatgatatttATAATTAATGTCAAGCCtgtttccacttttttttcggtttcgaAGATGTAGGTTAGATAAGATGACTATCGTTAGTATGTGGTatatgaaattttaaagttagAGAAGGAAATGTGGCGATGGCTGTGGCTCCGCTGTCacatcatttcttttcattgaatCAGTGCAGTGGGAATTTTCTTTTGGCCAATGAAAACTCCACCACAATTCGCGTTGTGTGTGTGTTAATGTGTGACAGAAACGTATGCTTCACACGAAAACACTCGTTAAACAAGAATTATCGTCTCAATTCTTCAAataccaaaccgaaaaaaaaaaagaagcatgAGCTCACGATCGATTTACGTATATTTATGTTCTCAGGAAACTCTTACAAGTTCAAGGTGGGATCCAAAGCAAATGCCTTGTTGTGGTACCGTTACTTACAAGGGGCTGCCAAGACTAGACTAGAATATAAGGTCAGTCATTGTGAACTCTTAATGATTTATTTGGTATCCCTTTGTTCTATGATAGTCAGAGAACGAACTGAAACCAGGGGCGTATGTCgggtttcttttgtttttttcgttttttgtgtTGCTGGTTGTAAATCAATCTGCTTTTGTAACTTTTAGGTTCCACAGAATCTGATCACCTTCGAGGAAAGTGAAGAGATTCAAAGCTAACAAAGCTTATTAATCAACACTTCGACGCAGTACGAAAGATCAACGGATTGTCTCTGAGTTTTTCTTGTTGAACAACAGCAATCAGTAGAAGCATGATCCAAGACGGTTATTAATGACCAGCCGTGAGCATCGTGCTgcataagccaatcagaacggCAGAAAGCAAGTCACGTGGTAACTCCTGACACCCCAAATATTATGAACTTTGTGTGACGGATCCTTACCAGGGACGAAGCTGACTGCTATGACTGCAGACTCAGTTGGAATTACCGTGgtggttttaatttttgaaactaGAATATTtgtgtttcaaggcaaaatattttcattattgtgttTTATACGAGCTTGCTCGCGCAAAGAATTGGGCGGTCAGACCTACAGAAAGCGctaagatttttgtttttataatctaCCGTAACTTAAGTAtagattattttatttaatatatgATAATGTGAAAATATCGCTTAAGGACTCACATTTTAACATATTAAGACTGAAGCTAGGTAATGATTTTCGTGTTGCCAAAAGCATTCTGTGTTCAGTCTTTGAATCTAGTCTTTGTTGAACTGTTTGGCGGATTTTGTGCGTTATCGCCTCGAAAGAAGATTTTTCAGCCTCTACCTCCTATGCTGTTTCTTAAGAACCCCAAAAAATACCATTCTTGACAGCTCGCAATTTCATGTGTACTAAGTTAAATATAACGAGATGCGGCGTCGTTGTTGTGTGAAGCAAGGCAATTAAGTCgttagagattttttttaaaaatgtttcttaacATTCCTAAGAAGTCGAATCGCTACGGTGGAAGTTATGAACTGTTGACATAAGCTTGCTTCAAGTCCATGACTTCGAATGAAGTTTTTatactaaattttttattttatggatGGTTATTGTTCTAAAGTTTTATCAAGCAAGCAACAGTTTAATACTTGTgtaaaaaacattttgctttttttctcggACTGGGGACTTTGCAGGCTGAATTTATTGTGCAATGTTAGGTTACATTTTCTACTCGAGCTATAAACGCTATATTGGGGGACTTCAATGAAGTTATTTTGCAAGAATCTTCTATAAGCGGATCACAACGATTTTTGTTTATCGGCCAAATACGAGTAGTTTTATACGTTAAGTAAGGCTAACTAAAGCATTAGAGCGGTTTTTTGATTGAGTGACGTGAAACCCATATGAATTAACTGCCAATCGCAGCAAAAGTAAATATAAAAGAGCCAATATAAAGTCCATACAAGTACACGTGACTTACAGATGTctaagttttgcatctgattggtagagtattaaaccaatcacagctgaCGGAAGCAAAATCATCGATTGGACGTAGTTTTGGATTGGTGTCGCACCTCGATCAAAAAGCCGTCATAGACAATCTTCTAGCATGTTATTAGCGCTAGAAGACGCGCGCTTCTCCGcacgcgggaagatttgagaggAGTTGGGGTGAAGTTTTCAGGGGGTCTGGCATCATCATCTTTTCATGCTGCCCAAGGCTTCATGCCTTCCCGCAGGCGAAGAAGCGCTAGTGCCGTATCGTTAATAACAACAATTTTCATGATAGCTGTCATGAtggtttccgtagcatgatggGGTCCTCTCAGTCGTGTTCCACAACTTTTCCACTCGTTCCCTTTTGTTGCTATTACTTTTTAAATGGTTTTTTATTTGAGAGCTAGTGACGCAATAAGTAGATTTTTACGGGTTTGTCttctttttagtgtttttttttcttggcagaCCAAATGGTAAGTttgttttatgaatttaaatCATCATGAAGGCTATCGTGTATTGAAAAAACGTTCCTCAACTTTTCGTGAATGGGAACCATAAACGATGATCTCGTTATTTAAGTGAAGACTTATTGACTAATTTTACTCAAGATATTGggtgaaaataaatattttaagaaaatgtctTAAATCACGGGATTTGGTTCTTAACTAATGGATAATGTCAATTTATCTAACCACGTGACGTCAATGAGTTCAAGAACTCGTTTGTAGGCAAACATGAAGCAGGACGAGTTGTGATACGTTTTGCGACAATCATCCCCTAGAATTGTGCTTCCCTTTTGAGGCCGTTATCATTTTGACGCCCTTTCTCCCTTAAACTTCCTTCTTCAGCGttgtgactgactgactgtgtGGACAGCTTCACCTCAGATACCAGAAACTTGTAACCCAAACGCGGGTTTGTGGTGGTGATCTTGttgggagttaaaaaaaaacaaggaaaaaagaacACCCCTCGAAGGAGTTCCACGAGTGACCGAGTCGTGATTGGTTCTTTGTGTTGAATCTGATTGACTAAGGGAATGACGCGTGTTTTCTATGACCAGGCAttgagcaaagtaaagcaaaactatTGCGATCAACAAAATTCCTTATCATCTAACGGAAAAAGAACTCTATCTGCTTGAATGCGACTCAAACACAATCAAAATACTGTTAAATTCactaagtttattttttattttattttttggttttgttttgttttgtattttcatACATACATTACAAACTTGGTCTATCGACAATATCTGCTCCACAGGTTTCTGCTACAGCAAAACGGTTACATAAGAGTAGGGGGCCTCTTGTGAATAAAAACTAAGGGTGACATAAAGTATACAAGTTCATTACATATTCTTTGATCAGGCGCTACGGTAGGTCGAGC is a window encoding:
- the LOC131769477 gene encoding ras-specific guanine nucleotide-releasing factor RalGPS2 codes for the protein MSTPKVSFTNHHLLEAELSPKVNIAMSTEELPDNGSDNYTGESSGEDEVDCAVEKNFDAAVFDVLKVLPEEFAQQLTILDLAVFKAINPDELSGVGWTKKQKVELAPNIVAFTKRFNHVSFWVVREILNANKKKTRAAVLTHFIKIAKKLFELNNLHSLKAVISGLQSAPVYRLNNTWALIQRKDKAQFDRCAELLSEEDNRKQLRDYLDSVKLPCIPYLGMYLTDLTYIDTVHPNTGGIDEARTHKMNDVIRLISEFQRSTYDDLEPAAHIQTYLKSVNYIDELQRFMEDDNYKLSLKIEPKASSSNLNGKASSRSRESISDIPRNSPAHPKAKFVRGHRKAHSLGTNVFSIVGGGGLSSSESLSCSIASSTGSKNLLDDSDPFDDRSSLGNLTSSDTTLDSRSITSYNSSEDYNLCPPNQEFLIEGFVKRKKCLKKGKKMTVSSWQKFWAGLAESWLHLFLPRHRTFRRDRAAFKENPDKKVNISDFSVVLLDDPRHPDTFQLTDDIKGNSYKFKVGSKANALLWYRYLQGAAKTRLEYKVPQNLITFEESEEIQS